Sequence from the Oreochromis niloticus isolate F11D_XX unplaced genomic scaffold, O_niloticus_UMD_NMBU tig00007225_pilon, whole genome shotgun sequence genome:
AGTGAATACTTGAACAGGTATAGAGCTGGATCCAATATACACCTCGAAATGCTGCAGGGCTAACAACAAAGCAAGGGCTTCCTTTTCAATAGTGACCGAATGCTTATGAGGATCGATTTGCTCTGAGGGTGTGTGACAGGCTGCGTTATGTGTTTTAGGATAAACGATAATGAGGGAGTGGCAGAGATGTTAATTGACTCCCTGGGTGCAAATATTGTGAATGCAACGGACTCCAAGGGCAGGTAAGAGATGCAGACAGACTTAACATCTTGTGtggaaggggtttttttttttgtatttgttcttagtGAGCAGGAACGTATTTACAATAACTGTGTTGATGTTGATGCAGGACTCCTCTTCatgctgcagctttttctgaccATGTGGAGTGCGTTTCCCTTCTTCTGAGCCATGGAGCTCAGGCAAATGTTGTTGACACCCACATGCACAGAACACCACTGATGATGGTAGCTCTAAATGGACAGACCAATGCTGTGGGTCAGTACACTAACTGATCCTGGGATAAACTTGTGGAAATAATGGTCCCTGATTTCTTAACCTTTCACTTGTATTTATCTCcactgttgtgttgtgttaCAGAGGTGATGGTGAGCGGTGCTAAGGCAGACTTGGCACTGCAAGATGCAGACAGGAACACAGCATTGCATTTGGCTTGCAGCAAGGTAAGGGCTATTCAGAGACAGGAAATgttctttagtcattcagtattaaaatttaaagttgaaagtagttacaattcagattttatatttttgcaatGTGTGGGACGTGTATGTTTGGCCCTGGCCCTTGGAACATTTATGTATCACTTTGGACACATCTGGCAGACACATTTAACCACATCATCACATGTTTCACTTGCATCACTAAAGGCACAATTTGGAGAATGTCATATTATGTGAACAATAAtatttgccacacacacacgcactggtCCGTAACTGTCACACAAAGAGCTTTTAAAGCTTTGCGCGAGATTAACGTTTATGTGAAGCTCAGAACGTCATCTCTTTAACATACTGACAAAGGCAGGATTGTTGCACATCTCATGTGGTCACTGCAGATGACTTTGGTACTCTCTGTTCTTCTCAGGGTCACGAGACAAGTGCCTTGTTGATTCTGGAGAAAATCAGCGACAGGAATCTCATTAACTGCACCAACGCTGCTCTGCAGACGTATGTAGAACCTGAAGGTTGCACCTACTGTAAACAGTAGGATAACCTGCAAAACCCACTGTGAACTTACTGTAACACTCTTCTACCTGCAGGCCCTTGCATGTAGCAGCCAGGAAGGGATTGACAGTGGTGGTccaggagctgctggtgaaaggAGCCAGTGTGTTAGCTGTGG
This genomic interval carries:
- the LOC109198460 gene encoding serine/threonine-protein phosphatase 6 regulatory ankyrin repeat subunit A-like isoform X2, which gives rise to MQRTPRAAFSDHVECVSLLLSHGAQANVVDTHMHRTPLMMVALNGQTNAVEVMVSGAKADLALQDADRNTALHLACSKGHETSALLILEKISDRNLINCTNAALQTPLHVAARKGLTVVVQELLVKGASVLAVDENGYTPALACAPNRDVADCLALILNSMMPTSPMVTIAALPTLSLTQTVINHHPISNHISKGVAFDTPAPLRPDHASYCRPERLLSSVSGDDEMNDSDSETY
- the LOC109198460 gene encoding serine/threonine-protein phosphatase 6 regulatory ankyrin repeat subunit A-like isoform X1 — its product is MCFRINDNEGVAEMLIDSLGANIVNATDSKGRTPLHAAAFSDHVECVSLLLSHGAQANVVDTHMHRTPLMMVALNGQTNAVEVMVSGAKADLALQDADRNTALHLACSKGHETSALLILEKISDRNLINCTNAALQTPLHVAARKGLTVVVQELLVKGASVLAVDENGYTPALACAPNRDVADCLALILNSMMPTSPMVTIAALPTLSLTQTVINHHPISNHISKGVAFDTPAPLRPDHASYCRPERLLSSVSGDDEMNDSDSETY